Proteins encoded within one genomic window of Mauremys mutica isolate MM-2020 ecotype Southern chromosome 11, ASM2049712v1, whole genome shotgun sequence:
- the ANTKMT gene encoding adenine nucleotide translocase lysine N-methyltransferase isoform X2 — MSTAMDPDDIGELAMELQGKTVGGWGLVQLAAGTGFVAYVVWARVLMPGFRRVPLKLQVPYVPSSAKQVENVMSLLKGRSGKMVDLGSGDGRIVLEAYKQGFRPAVGYELNPWLLRLSNYRAWRAGCYGKVFYQRQDLWKVNLSDCNNVSVFLAPSVLPLLETKLLAELPDEAWVVAGRFPFPTWMPTTSVGEGINRSWAYDIKTVRQTGQNKPEGCLE; from the exons ATGAGTACAG CTATGGATCCTGATGACATAGGAGAGCTGGCAATGGAGCTTCAAGGGAAGACTGTTGGTGGCTGGGGCCTTGTGCAGCTTGCAGCAGGCACAGGTTTTGTTGCCTATGTTGTGTGGGCTAGAGTTCTCATGCCTGGCTTCCGCAGAGTGCCTTTAAAGTTACAG GTGCCATATGTACCATCAAGTGCCAAGCAAGTTGAGAATGTGATGTCACTGCTGAAAGGACGCTCTGGAAAGATGGTGGATTTAGGGTCAGGAGATGGCAGAATT GTATTAGAAGCATATAAACAAGGCTTCAGACCAGCTGTTGGCTACGAACTCAACCCCTGGCTGTTGAGACTCTCCAACTATCGCGCCTGGAGGGCTGGGTGTTACGGGAAGGTTTTCTACCAACGGCAAGATCTATGGAAG GTAAACCTGTCTGACTGCAACAACGTCTCTGTGTTCCTAGCTCCCAGTGTG CTACCTCTCCTAGAAACAAAGCTGCTTGCAGAACTGCCGGACGAGGCCTGGGTGGTGGCTGGACGCTTCCCCTTTCCCACCTGGATGCCAACTACCAGTGTTGGAGAGGGTATAAACAGAAGCTGGGCCTATGACATCAAGACTGTACGGCAAACAGGGCAGAACAAACCTGAGGGATGCCTAGAATGA
- the ANTKMT gene encoding adenine nucleotide translocase lysine N-methyltransferase isoform X1, with protein sequence MDPDDIGELAMELQGKTVGGWGLVQLAAGTGFVAYVVWARVLMPGFRRVPLKLQVPYVPSSAKQVENVMSLLKGRSGKMVDLGSGDGRIVLEAYKQGFRPAVGYELNPWLLRLSNYRAWRAGCYGKVFYQRQDLWKVNLSDCNNVSVFLAPSVLPLLETKLLAELPDEAWVVAGRFPFPTWMPTTSVGEGINRSWAYDIKTVRQTGQNKPEGCLE encoded by the exons ATGGATCCTGATGACATAGGAGAGCTGGCAATGGAGCTTCAAGGGAAGACTGTTGGTGGCTGGGGCCTTGTGCAGCTTGCAGCAGGCACAGGTTTTGTTGCCTATGTTGTGTGGGCTAGAGTTCTCATGCCTGGCTTCCGCAGAGTGCCTTTAAAGTTACAG GTGCCATATGTACCATCAAGTGCCAAGCAAGTTGAGAATGTGATGTCACTGCTGAAAGGACGCTCTGGAAAGATGGTGGATTTAGGGTCAGGAGATGGCAGAATT GTATTAGAAGCATATAAACAAGGCTTCAGACCAGCTGTTGGCTACGAACTCAACCCCTGGCTGTTGAGACTCTCCAACTATCGCGCCTGGAGGGCTGGGTGTTACGGGAAGGTTTTCTACCAACGGCAAGATCTATGGAAG GTAAACCTGTCTGACTGCAACAACGTCTCTGTGTTCCTAGCTCCCAGTGTG CTACCTCTCCTAGAAACAAAGCTGCTTGCAGAACTGCCGGACGAGGCCTGGGTGGTGGCTGGACGCTTCCCCTTTCCCACCTGGATGCCAACTACCAGTGTTGGAGAGGGTATAAACAGAAGCTGGGCCTATGACATCAAGACTGTACGGCAAACAGGGCAGAACAAACCTGAGGGATGCCTAGAATGA